In Leucobacter sp. CX169, a single genomic region encodes these proteins:
- a CDS encoding sensor histidine kinase, whose protein sequence is MSTPTPLPPQDGPAPQRPLRPFMTTLHLAAMGTMGWALLTTLVTLLATGAGLIIVMGIGLVILVGCVYALFGLGWFEVARVSGLYRLDVPALGLRRGGSGFKGYLKGLWSQVIDARMWRAVANFGIASTLGLVVLWLTQLFFWSIGSIVAGSLGLGFASMPGGLGAPGGIIAGVLGVLIAPAGILLLTMLHRTISCALIEAGAHEAVLREQVRATAEQREGAVRAADVERTRIERDLHDGVQPRLVSIGMTLGLAKQQLDSDPESAKALIDEAHTSTKAAVTELRQLARGIHASVLDDRGLDAALSALAGRSHIPVHLDVRIGSATISRDAQAAVYFAVAESLTNAAKHSRASECRVTLRVRGEAPGASTLWARVEDNGIGGATVQPGGGLDGIINRVLAAGGTSRLESPIGGPTTLEVSVPCAS, encoded by the coding sequence ATGAGTACACCAACGCCGCTCCCGCCGCAGGACGGCCCAGCACCCCAGCGCCCCCTGCGCCCCTTTATGACGACCCTGCACCTCGCCGCCATGGGCACGATGGGGTGGGCGCTGCTGACGACCCTGGTCACGCTCTTGGCCACCGGCGCCGGGCTCATCATCGTGATGGGAATCGGGCTCGTCATCCTGGTCGGCTGCGTGTACGCGCTCTTCGGTCTGGGGTGGTTCGAGGTTGCCCGGGTGAGCGGCCTCTATCGCCTCGACGTCCCGGCGCTGGGCCTGCGCCGCGGCGGCTCCGGATTCAAGGGTTACCTGAAAGGGCTGTGGTCGCAGGTCATCGATGCGCGCATGTGGCGCGCCGTCGCAAACTTCGGCATCGCGAGCACCCTCGGGCTCGTGGTGCTCTGGCTCACGCAGCTCTTCTTCTGGTCGATCGGCAGCATCGTCGCGGGCAGCCTTGGCCTGGGGTTCGCATCGATGCCCGGGGGACTGGGCGCGCCCGGCGGAATTATCGCCGGGGTCCTCGGGGTACTGATCGCTCCGGCTGGGATCCTGCTGTTGACGATGCTGCACCGCACGATTTCCTGCGCGTTGATTGAGGCTGGCGCCCACGAAGCGGTGCTGCGCGAGCAGGTGCGTGCGACCGCCGAGCAGCGCGAGGGGGCGGTGCGGGCCGCCGACGTCGAACGCACGCGCATTGAGCGCGATCTGCACGACGGGGTGCAGCCGCGACTCGTCTCGATCGGCATGACACTCGGCCTTGCCAAGCAGCAGCTCGACAGCGACCCCGAGAGCGCGAAGGCGCTGATCGATGAGGCGCACACATCGACCAAGGCAGCGGTGACGGAGCTACGACAGCTGGCCCGCGGGATCCATGCCTCGGTGCTGGATGACCGAGGCCTCGACGCGGCGCTCTCGGCACTCGCCGGACGGTCACACATTCCCGTCCACCTCGACGTGCGTATCGGCAGCGCGACCATCTCGCGCGACGCCCAGGCGGCCGTCTATTTCGCAGTCGCGGAGTCCCTCACGAACGCGGCGAAGCACTCGCGCGCAAGCGAGTGTCGGGTGACGCTGCGGGTGCGAGGCGAGGCCCCCGGCGCCTCGACGCTGTGGGCCCGGGTCGAAGACAACGGCATCGGCGGCGCGACCGTGCAGCCGGGCGGCGGTCTCGACGGCATCATCAACCGAGTGCTCGCCGCCGGCGGCACCTCGAGGCTCGAGAGCCCCATTGGCGGCCCGACCACGCTGGAGGTGAGCGTCCCATGCGCATCCTGA